One genomic region from Bacillus aquiflavi encodes:
- the nuoI gene encoding NADH-quinone oxidoreductase subunit NuoI: protein MLGLTKGLKYTLKNLTREKVTYDYPNQSIPLPDRFRGIQKFYPEKCIVCNQCANICPTDCIQLTGKKHPDPNKKGKIIDTYDINFEICILCDLCTEVCPTEAIIMTNNFELAQYSRDELFKDLEWLDENDDNIRKVNKA from the coding sequence GTGCTCGGATTAACGAAAGGTTTGAAATACACCTTAAAAAATTTGACTCGAGAAAAGGTAACCTATGACTATCCTAATCAGTCGATTCCGCTGCCAGATCGATTTCGCGGAATACAGAAATTTTATCCAGAAAAGTGCATTGTTTGTAATCAGTGTGCGAATATTTGTCCAACTGACTGCATTCAATTAACTGGAAAAAAGCACCCTGATCCAAATAAAAAAGGGAAAATTATTGATACGTACGATATTAATTTTGAGATTTGTATTCTCTGCGATTTGTGTACGGAAGTTTGCCCAACAGAAGCAATCATTATGACAAACAACTTTGAATTGGCTCAATATAGCCGTGATGAGTTGTTTAAAGATCTAGAATGGTTAGATGAAAATGATGACAATATACGGAAGGTGAATAAAGCATGA
- a CDS encoding NADH-quinone oxidoreductase subunit D — MIRTEEMILNVGPQHPSTHGVFCLVVTVDGEIIKEAKPVIGYLHRGTEKLAENLQYTQIIPYTDRMDYLSAMTNNYVICHAVETMMGLEIPERAEYLRVMAMELGRVASHLVSWGTFLLDLGAVSPFLYAFREREMIINLLNELSGARLTFNYMRVGGVKWDAPEGWIEKVKEFIPYMRQQLEGYHTLVTGNEIFMNRVKGIGKYSKEDAINYSLSGPTLRCTGVKWDLRKDEPYSIYDRFDFDVPVREEGDVWSRYHLRIEEIEESLKILEQAADQFPKDGDIMAKVPRIIKAPKGEAFVRIESPRGEIGCYIASDGKKEPYRLKFRRPSFYNLQILPKLLIGQNIANLVAILGAIDIVLGEVDG; from the coding sequence ATGATTCGAACAGAAGAAATGATATTAAACGTTGGACCTCAGCATCCTAGTACGCACGGTGTGTTTTGTCTCGTTGTTACAGTTGACGGAGAGATTATAAAAGAAGCAAAACCTGTTATTGGTTATTTGCATCGCGGAACGGAAAAATTAGCTGAAAACCTTCAATATACACAGATTATTCCATATACAGATCGGATGGATTACTTATCTGCGATGACGAATAACTATGTAATTTGTCATGCAGTTGAAACAATGATGGGCTTAGAAATTCCAGAACGAGCAGAGTATTTAAGAGTAATGGCAATGGAATTAGGTCGAGTTGCTAGTCATCTTGTTTCATGGGGTACTTTTCTACTTGACCTAGGGGCAGTGAGTCCATTCCTTTATGCATTCCGTGAACGTGAAATGATTATTAACCTGTTAAATGAATTATCAGGAGCACGATTAACTTTTAATTATATGCGTGTTGGTGGGGTAAAATGGGACGCACCAGAAGGTTGGATAGAGAAAGTAAAAGAATTTATTCCATATATGCGTCAACAGCTAGAAGGTTACCACACTTTAGTAACAGGAAACGAGATATTTATGAATCGTGTAAAAGGTATTGGGAAATATTCGAAGGAAGATGCGATAAATTATTCCTTAAGTGGACCGACCTTACGTTGTACAGGAGTAAAGTGGGACTTGCGCAAAGATGAACCATATTCTATTTATGACCGCTTTGACTTCGATGTCCCAGTTCGTGAAGAGGGGGATGTATGGTCACGTTACCATCTTCGTATTGAAGAAATAGAAGAGTCATTAAAAATTTTAGAACAGGCGGCTGATCAATTCCCAAAGGATGGGGATATTATGGCAAAGGTGCCAAGAATCATTAAGGCTCCTAAAGGGGAGGCATTCGTCCGAATCGAGTCTCCTCGTGGCGAGATTGGTTGCTACATTGCAAGTGACGGTAAAAAAGAACCGTATCGACTTAAGTTTAGAAGACCGTCATTTTATAATCTTCAAATTCTCCCAAAATTATTAATAGGCCAAAATATTGCTAATTTAGTTGCGATTTTAGGAGCAATTGATATAGTCCTTGGGGAGGTGGACGGTTAA
- a CDS encoding NADH-quinone oxidoreductase subunit A, whose product MELLNLYQNNYLIVFVFLCLGILLPIVALFLGKLLRPYSPSEAKYTTYESGLEPFHDSRIQFNIRYYIFALLFLIFDVETVFLYPWAVAYENLGIFALIEMLIFVFMLTIGLVYAWKKKVLKWI is encoded by the coding sequence ATGGAACTCTTGAACTTATATCAGAATAACTATTTGATTGTCTTTGTGTTCCTATGTCTAGGTATCTTATTACCAATAGTGGCTCTATTTCTGGGGAAGCTTCTGCGTCCTTATTCACCGAGTGAAGCGAAGTATACCACTTATGAGAGTGGACTTGAACCTTTTCACGATTCACGAATCCAGTTCAATATCCGCTACTACATTTTTGCCTTATTATTTTTAATATTTGATGTCGAGACTGTCTTTTTATATCCATGGGCAGTCGCTTATGAAAATCTGGGGATTTTTGCATTAATTGAAATGCTTATCTTCGTGTTTATGCTCACCATTGGACTTGTTTATGCATGGAAGAAGAAGGTGTTAAAATGGATTTAA
- the nuoL gene encoding NADH-quinone oxidoreductase subunit L has translation MMETAWIIPLFPLISFLFILLFGKRLKGASAFVGILLTLVSFVYSLLVLFERLSSPTYKSEATWLTIGDVQLTAGFEVNQLNALMLFIVSLVSLLVHIYSKGYMHGDERFPVFYAYLGLFTFAMLGLVLSPNLLQTYVFWELVGVGSFLLIGFYFYKDEAKKAAKKAFIMTRIGDVALLVGMILLFWQVGSFEYDEIFKAVDAGSISAGMITLTAILIFVGAVGKSGQFPLHTWLPDAMEGPTPVSAFIHAATMVAAGVYLVAALFPLFTASQTALLTVATVGAFTAIFAASIGLVQRDIKRVLAYSTVSQLGYMMLALGSAGYVAGVFHLMTHAFFKALLFLAAGSVIHAIGTQDIEKMGGLWKKIRITGPAFLIGTLAISGVPLFSGFFSKDEILIAAWANGNIVLFLLGVIAAFLTAFYMFRLFFMVFTGEARSKMENVQESPGVMTFPMIILAILAIFAGYVNTPWFGTFLGNWLTEGTTSFGSSHIEGPIWIMIVVTIVSLFGIFLAWLMYGKGSLSRDWLSSRAPVSYNILYNKYYIDEFYQLTIMKFTKGFSLFLQYIDKFLVEGIIKVVVGTIHGLGKTGSKIQNGQVQIYGTVAFVGLAVLVVVFALTGGDFR, from the coding sequence ATGATGGAGACTGCATGGATCATACCGCTTTTCCCGCTTATATCGTTTTTGTTTATTCTTCTATTCGGAAAAAGATTAAAAGGGGCAAGTGCTTTCGTCGGAATTTTACTTACACTCGTTTCTTTTGTCTACTCATTGTTGGTGTTGTTTGAACGACTTTCGTCACCGACATACAAATCCGAAGCCACATGGTTAACAATAGGAGATGTTCAATTAACAGCGGGTTTTGAAGTTAATCAGTTAAATGCATTAATGCTGTTTATCGTTTCTCTCGTTAGTTTATTAGTTCATATTTATTCGAAGGGATATATGCATGGGGACGAACGATTTCCAGTTTTCTATGCTTACTTGGGCTTGTTTACATTTGCAATGTTAGGATTAGTTCTATCACCTAATCTGTTACAAACTTATGTGTTTTGGGAGCTTGTTGGTGTTGGCTCATTCTTATTAATTGGTTTTTATTTTTATAAAGATGAGGCAAAGAAGGCAGCTAAAAAGGCATTTATCATGACACGAATTGGTGACGTTGCTCTTTTGGTTGGCATGATTCTTCTTTTCTGGCAAGTTGGAAGTTTTGAGTACGATGAAATATTTAAAGCAGTTGATGCAGGTTCAATATCTGCTGGCATGATTACGTTAACGGCTATTTTAATCTTTGTTGGTGCTGTGGGGAAATCGGGTCAGTTCCCATTACATACATGGCTTCCTGATGCGATGGAAGGTCCGACACCAGTTTCAGCATTTATTCACGCAGCTACGATGGTTGCTGCTGGAGTTTATTTAGTAGCAGCATTATTCCCACTATTCACGGCGAGTCAAACAGCACTGCTTACAGTTGCAACTGTTGGAGCATTTACTGCTATATTTGCTGCTAGTATTGGATTAGTCCAGCGTGATATTAAGAGGGTACTTGCTTATTCAACAGTTAGTCAGCTAGGCTATATGATGTTAGCACTTGGCTCAGCTGGTTATGTTGCAGGTGTGTTTCATTTAATGACACATGCATTTTTTAAAGCACTTTTATTCCTTGCTGCTGGAAGTGTCATTCATGCAATTGGTACTCAAGATATCGAAAAGATGGGAGGTTTATGGAAAAAAATCCGTATAACCGGACCAGCATTTTTGATAGGAACTTTGGCGATTAGCGGGGTACCACTTTTCTCAGGTTTTTTTAGTAAAGATGAAATATTAATAGCCGCTTGGGCTAATGGTAACATCGTATTATTTTTACTTGGTGTTATTGCAGCATTTTTAACTGCGTTTTACATGTTTAGATTATTCTTCATGGTGTTTACCGGAGAAGCGCGCAGTAAGATGGAAAATGTTCAGGAATCACCAGGTGTAATGACATTTCCAATGATCATTCTCGCAATTTTAGCTATTTTTGCGGGCTATGTGAATACACCATGGTTCGGAACATTTTTAGGTAATTGGTTAACAGAAGGAACAACCTCATTTGGATCTAGTCATATTGAAGGGCCTATTTGGATCATGATCGTTGTAACGATTGTCTCTTTATTTGGTATTTTCCTGGCGTGGCTCATGTACGGCAAAGGTTCCTTATCGCGAGATTGGCTTAGCAGTAGAGCACCAGTATCGTACAATATTTTATACAATAAGTATTACATTGATGAATTTTATCAATTAACAATTATGAAGTTTACTAAAGGCTTTAGTCTCTTTTTACAATATATCGATAAGTTCTTAGTTGAAGGGATCATTAAAGTTGTTGTTGGTACAATACACGGGCTTGGAAAAACAGGATCAAAAATCCAAAATGGTCAAGTTCAAATTTATGGAACTGTTGCATTTGTTGGCCTAGCTGTGCTAGTAGTAGTTTTTGCATTGACTGGAGGGGATTTTAGATGA
- the nuoH gene encoding NADH-quinone oxidoreductase subunit NuoH: MIEDLLHSSPGLLNFGIFFLLAVVFLFIVLGFVAYAILAERKVMGFMQLRHGPNQVGGRWGLLQSVADVLKLLLKEDTIPKAADRPLFIIAPVIAFAPAFMVLATLPFTDKFQFADIGVGFLYYIAISGLTVVGVVTGSWASNNKYALLGGMRAAAQMISYEIPLVMSVLGVVFLAGSLNLNDIVLAQEKAWFILLQPVAFIVFLIASVAELNRAPFDLPEAESELISGFHVEYSGFRWAFFMLSEYVYVFAMASLTTILFLGGWLPLPFLGFIPGAVWFALKFSLVFFLLMWFRITFPRLRGDQLMEFAWKVLLPVALANIFLTAIVKENFKAILG; encoded by the coding sequence ATGATCGAAGATTTACTGCACTCCAGTCCGGGTTTATTGAACTTTGGGATTTTCTTTTTGCTTGCTGTCGTTTTTTTGTTTATCGTCTTGGGGTTCGTTGCTTACGCAATTTTAGCAGAACGGAAAGTAATGGGATTTATGCAGCTTCGTCACGGACCCAATCAAGTTGGCGGCCGTTGGGGATTATTACAATCGGTTGCAGACGTATTAAAGCTTTTGCTTAAGGAAGATACGATTCCTAAAGCCGCTGATAGACCATTGTTTATCATTGCGCCAGTGATTGCGTTTGCACCTGCATTTATGGTGTTGGCAACCCTTCCTTTTACAGATAAATTTCAATTTGCTGATATAGGAGTAGGCTTTCTCTATTACATTGCTATTTCTGGTTTAACAGTAGTTGGAGTTGTAACAGGTAGCTGGGCATCTAACAACAAATATGCCCTGCTTGGGGGGATGCGTGCCGCAGCACAAATGATTTCTTATGAAATTCCACTTGTGATGTCGGTGTTAGGCGTTGTTTTTTTAGCCGGAAGCTTGAATCTTAATGATATTGTATTAGCACAGGAAAAAGCTTGGTTCATTCTTTTACAGCCAGTAGCATTTATCGTTTTTCTTATAGCATCAGTAGCGGAACTGAACCGTGCACCGTTTGATTTGCCTGAAGCTGAATCAGAATTAATTTCTGGGTTCCATGTTGAATATTCAGGTTTCCGTTGGGCGTTTTTTATGCTTTCAGAGTATGTGTATGTTTTCGCAATGGCGTCTTTAACAACAATATTATTTTTAGGTGGATGGTTGCCTTTACCATTTTTAGGATTTATCCCTGGGGCTGTCTGGTTTGCTTTAAAATTCAGTCTTGTATTTTTCCTTCTCATGTGGTTTAGAATAACATTCCCACGGTTACGTGGAGACCAACTGATGGAGTTTGCTTGGAAGGTCTTGTTGCCGGTAGCTTTAGCAAATATCTTTTTAACAGCTATAGTAAAAGAAAATTTTAAAGCTATTCTAGGCTAA
- a CDS encoding NADH-quinone oxidoreductase subunit C — MSDEKDLEQLKKEAAAKAKAAALAKMKAKSSEGSTDEETEDIAKQKAAAVAKAKAAALAKMKAKSSEGSTSEETEDIAKQKAAAAAKAKAAALAKMKAKSTEGPTSEETTKDIAKQKAAAAAKAKAAALAKAAAKAKSSVGDDAKAKAIAAAKAKAAAAAAAKTKGTKKSTNAVEATEERKPSPNQPYLDKYVKVIEEHLGKEVLEDSYINPLSKDVPTLVAYPNTYYKVAEFLKYNEQLGFDYLSDLHGTDFQTHIEIYVHFYSYKNRQSVALKVKIDRDEPEIDSLQPLWAGVDWTECETYDLLGVKFKGHPNLHRILLGEDWVGHPLRKDYEPYDVEV, encoded by the coding sequence ATGAGCGATGAAAAGGACCTTGAACAATTAAAAAAGGAAGCTGCCGCGAAGGCTAAAGCTGCTGCATTAGCAAAAATGAAAGCAAAGTCAAGTGAAGGCTCAACAGATGAAGAAACCGAGGATATAGCGAAACAAAAGGCGGCCGCTGTTGCGAAGGCAAAAGCTGCTGCATTAGCAAAAATGAAAGCAAAGTCAAGTGAAGGCTCAACTAGTGAAGAAACCGAAGATATAGCGAAACAAAAAGCGGCCGCTGCCGCGAAGGCCAAAGCTGCTGCATTAGCAAAAATGAAAGCGAAGTCAACAGAAGGTCCAACAAGTGAAGAAACTACTAAAGATATAGCGAAACAAAAGGCGGCTGCCGCCGCAAAGGCAAAAGCTGCTGCGTTAGCAAAGGCCGCTGCAAAAGCGAAATCAAGTGTTGGAGATGATGCAAAGGCCAAAGCGATTGCAGCTGCAAAAGCAAAAGCTGCCGCTGCTGCTGCCGCAAAAACAAAAGGAACAAAAAAATCTACTAATGCTGTTGAAGCTACTGAAGAAAGAAAGCCGTCACCAAACCAACCATACCTTGATAAATATGTAAAAGTAATCGAAGAACACCTTGGTAAAGAGGTTCTAGAAGATTCTTATATTAACCCATTGTCAAAAGATGTCCCAACATTAGTAGCTTACCCTAATACTTATTATAAAGTTGCTGAGTTTCTAAAATATAATGAACAACTTGGATTTGATTACTTATCAGATTTACATGGGACTGATTTCCAAACACATATAGAAATATATGTTCATTTTTATTCATATAAAAACCGTCAGTCCGTTGCACTCAAAGTGAAGATTGACCGAGATGAACCTGAAATTGATTCACTGCAACCTTTATGGGCAGGAGTTGACTGGACTGAGTGTGAAACTTACGATTTATTAGGTGTTAAATTTAAAGGGCATCCGAACTTACATCGGATCTTGCTTGGTGAAGATTGGGTTGGTCACCCATTAAGAAAAGACTATGAGCCGTATGATGTGGAGGTGTAA
- a CDS encoding chorismate-binding protein translates to MINNNKRTLFFHFKGINDKKQKMIFTNPIHEVVAWTVDEVRQSLKKILKYTKQGYYAAGYIAYEAAPAFNKTYSVCDAGDMPLLWFGIFPEIKTQDLKITKGSYELGSWISTIKQQEYNEKIRTIKSAIKLKQTKQVNYTMRLKAKFKGNDRLLFDHLSNAQNSDYQAYLDTGRFKILSASPELFFKWDGKELTTRPMKGTARRGRWLEEDEENYSWLKNSSKNKTENKMVVELLQDELCTVAKESTAPVSSLFNIEKYPTVWQMTSTIKTKTKEDASLEEILTALFPSGSVTGVSKSSAMDLIAKLEDSPRGVYCGAIGYICPGGEAVFNVPIRTVIIDSTKGIAEYSAGGGITANSQEKEEYDEVFAKAAILSVKSVPFQLLETFRLQNGQYSLYEHHLKRLQASAKYFNYPIYIKKISEALQQFNVKRSNFIGKVRLLVNKHGDVTVEGQPITERVNQKKRVVIADRPIDRTNVFFYHKTTNRSIYEAYSDLINDQIDDVLLWNNRKEVTEFINGNIVVETNGKKYTPPISCGLLPGTFRAQLLKNGEIEERIIYLNELPQFSKVWLINSVRGWVSVNLYLSNS, encoded by the coding sequence TTGATAAACAACAACAAACGTACGCTTTTCTTTCATTTTAAAGGAATAAATGATAAAAAACAGAAGATGATTTTTACAAATCCGATACACGAAGTTGTAGCTTGGACAGTCGATGAAGTTCGTCAGTCGTTAAAAAAAATATTGAAATATACTAAACAGGGCTACTATGCAGCTGGTTATATTGCATATGAAGCAGCACCGGCATTTAATAAAACTTATTCAGTTTGTGATGCAGGAGATATGCCTCTATTATGGTTTGGAATTTTCCCCGAAATAAAAACACAGGATTTGAAAATAACAAAAGGTAGTTATGAACTTGGGAGTTGGATTTCAACGATAAAACAGCAAGAGTATAATGAAAAAATTCGTACAATTAAAAGTGCCATTAAACTTAAACAGACAAAGCAAGTAAATTATACGATGCGTCTAAAAGCGAAATTTAAGGGAAACGACAGATTGCTATTTGATCATTTAAGCAACGCTCAAAATTCAGATTATCAAGCTTATTTAGATACTGGGAGGTTTAAAATTTTATCAGCATCGCCAGAATTATTTTTCAAATGGGATGGTAAAGAGCTGACAACAAGACCAATGAAGGGGACTGCAAGAAGAGGACGGTGGCTGGAAGAAGATGAAGAAAATTATAGCTGGTTAAAAAATTCTTCGAAAAATAAAACGGAAAATAAAATGGTCGTTGAATTGTTGCAAGATGAGTTGTGTACTGTTGCAAAAGAAAGTACTGCTCCTGTATCAAGTCTTTTTAACATAGAAAAGTACCCAACAGTTTGGCAAATGACTTCAACAATAAAGACCAAAACAAAAGAGGATGCAAGCTTAGAAGAGATTTTAACAGCTCTTTTCCCATCTGGATCGGTTACAGGAGTTTCTAAGTCAAGTGCAATGGATTTAATCGCCAAGTTAGAGGATTCTCCGCGTGGAGTCTACTGCGGTGCTATCGGTTATATATGTCCAGGGGGAGAGGCGGTTTTCAACGTACCAATAAGAACAGTCATAATTGATTCTACTAAGGGAATTGCGGAGTATAGTGCAGGCGGAGGGATAACAGCTAATTCACAAGAAAAAGAAGAATATGATGAAGTGTTTGCAAAGGCAGCTATTCTAAGTGTTAAGTCAGTACCTTTTCAGTTGCTTGAAACATTTCGATTACAAAATGGGCAATATAGCTTATATGAACATCATCTCAAACGTTTACAAGCATCGGCAAAATATTTTAATTATCCTATTTATATCAAAAAGATTAGCGAAGCATTACAGCAATTTAACGTAAAGCGATCGAACTTTATCGGAAAAGTAAGACTGCTTGTTAATAAGCATGGGGATGTGACAGTCGAGGGACAGCCGATCACAGAAAGGGTTAATCAAAAGAAGCGTGTAGTTATTGCTGATCGCCCGATTGATCGCACAAATGTGTTCTTTTATCATAAAACTACAAATCGCAGTATATATGAAGCGTATAGTGATTTAATAAACGATCAGATTGATGACGTACTATTATGGAACAATCGTAAGGAAGTAACTGAGTTTATAAATGGGAATATTGTTGTCGAAACGAACGGTAAAAAATATACCCCGCCAATAAGCTGTGGACTTCTCCCAGGAACATTTAGAGCACAATTGTTAAAAAATGGTGAAATAGAAGAAAGAATAATCTATCTTAATGAACTGCCGCAATTTTCAAAGGTTTGGTTGATAAATAGTGTTAGAGGATGGGTGAGCGTAAATCTATATTTAAGTAACAGCTAA
- a CDS encoding NADH-quinone oxidoreductase subunit J, which produces MTLSGEFIAFLSLALVAVIGGVLLLRLSNVVHMVVSLVFTFVSIAGIYVLLSAEFIAAVQVLVYSGAITIIMLFGIMLTRHDDHSVSQVGKWRKFFVFLGVLGFAFAVYIGIYDLEFPEQPNTLHEANTEQIGETLFSKYVIPFELTSVVLLVALIGAIILAKKDEDDEKEADSE; this is translated from the coding sequence ATGACGTTATCAGGTGAATTCATTGCGTTTCTTTCTCTTGCATTAGTAGCAGTGATAGGCGGCGTGCTCTTACTAAGACTTTCCAATGTTGTGCATATGGTTGTTTCACTTGTCTTTACCTTTGTCAGTATTGCAGGAATATATGTCTTGTTATCTGCCGAGTTTATTGCAGCAGTACAAGTGTTAGTTTATTCAGGTGCAATTACGATTATTATGCTCTTTGGAATTATGTTGACACGTCATGACGATCATAGTGTGTCTCAAGTTGGGAAATGGCGAAAGTTCTTTGTCTTTTTAGGTGTTCTTGGATTTGCATTTGCTGTTTATATTGGAATCTATGACCTAGAATTTCCGGAACAGCCAAATACATTGCATGAAGCAAATACAGAACAGATTGGGGAGACTTTATTTTCTAAATATGTCATTCCGTTTGAACTTACATCTGTTGTCCTTTTAGTTGCTTTAATCGGGGCAATTATTTTGGCGAAAAAAGATGAAGATGATGAAAAGGAGGCGGATTCGGAATGA
- a CDS encoding F0F1 ATP synthase subunit epsilon — translation MKTMKVSVVTPDGPVYESDVEMVSTKAQSGELGILPGHIPMVAPLQIGAIRLIKDGKTEYVAVTGGLLEVRSEQVTILAQAAEKSENIDVDRALRAKERAEERLRQQRQENIDFKRAELALQRAINRISVAQRKI, via the coding sequence ATGAAGACGATGAAAGTCAGTGTTGTTACTCCTGATGGCCCAGTATATGAGTCAGATGTGGAAATGGTAAGTACAAAGGCTCAGAGCGGTGAGCTTGGAATTTTACCTGGTCACATTCCAATGGTGGCACCGTTACAAATTGGCGCCATCCGTTTAATAAAAGATGGAAAAACAGAATATGTTGCTGTAACCGGCGGACTTTTAGAAGTTCGATCTGAGCAAGTAACAATATTAGCGCAAGCTGCTGAGAAATCAGAGAATATTGACGTTGATCGTGCTTTACGTGCAAAAGAACGTGCGGAAGAACGTCTACGTCAACAACGGCAAGAAAATATTGATTTCAAACGAGCAGAACTCGCGCTTCAACGGGCAATCAACCGTATTTCGGTAGCCCAACGTAAAATATAA
- a CDS encoding NuoB/complex I 20 kDa subunit family protein — protein MDLKLNDISPEEMEELKRNVFVATLEQIKAWARSNSLWPMTFGLACCAIEMMGVGSSHYDLDRHGSFFRASPRQSDVMIVSGTVTKKMAPIVRRLYDQMPEPKWVIAMGSCATAGGPYIKSYSVVKGVDQIVPVDVYIPGCPPNPAALIYGINKLQEKIRYEAKTGKKVI, from the coding sequence ATGGATTTAAAACTAAATGATATTTCACCTGAAGAAATGGAAGAGCTAAAGCGTAATGTATTTGTTGCTACACTTGAACAAATTAAGGCGTGGGCTCGAAGTAATTCTTTATGGCCAATGACATTTGGACTTGCATGCTGTGCGATTGAAATGATGGGGGTAGGATCTTCTCATTATGATTTAGACCGTCATGGATCATTTTTCCGTGCATCACCTCGTCAATCTGATGTCATGATTGTATCGGGAACTGTTACAAAGAAAATGGCGCCTATTGTACGCCGTTTATATGATCAAATGCCTGAACCAAAATGGGTGATTGCAATGGGTTCATGTGCAACGGCAGGAGGACCATATATTAAATCATATTCAGTCGTAAAAGGTGTAGATCAAATTGTTCCTGTCGATGTTTACATTCCAGGATGTCCACCTAACCCAGCTGCATTAATTTATGGCATTAATAAGCTACAAGAAAAAATTCGTTATGAGGCAAAGACTGGGAAGAAGGTGATTTAA
- the nuoK gene encoding NADH-quinone oxidoreductase subunit NuoK, whose protein sequence is MSSVPISAYLALALILFCIGLYGALTKRNTVIVLISIELMLNSVNINLVAFSKFGMIPSITGQVFAVFTISLAAAEAAVGLAILMALYRNRKTVNIDKMNMLKH, encoded by the coding sequence ATGAGCTCTGTTCCAATTTCAGCCTACTTGGCACTAGCGCTAATTTTATTTTGTATCGGCTTGTATGGTGCTCTCACAAAACGAAATACTGTTATAGTCCTAATTTCAATTGAGCTTATGCTTAACTCTGTCAATATTAACTTAGTAGCTTTTAGCAAATTTGGGATGATACCGTCTATTACAGGTCAAGTTTTTGCTGTCTTTACGATTTCACTTGCAGCGGCCGAAGCTGCGGTAGGTTTAGCTATCTTAATGGCTCTTTATCGAAACCGTAAAACAGTTAATATTGATAAAATGAACATGTTGAAACATTAA